taattgattaatttttgattcttGATCTTTACATTTTTTCAAAGCAttatctaaatcttttttttgattttttaaactatttttcTTGGAATTCTTATCATTTGATGAAGAGAGTAGAATTGAAATTTCTGCTTGTACTCTTTCCAATTGTAAATCGGCATCagttttctctttttttaattgttcattTTCTTGTCTAAATTGTTGGATTTCTAATTGATGTTTTTCAAACTCTAATTTATGATTTTCCAATAATGATTTTCTAGTTTGTTCAAATTCtttcatttgattctttATATCTTCTCCtagtttattattgttaacctttaatttttgacattcatcatttgttgattttaattcaattctaGTTGTTTCTATATCTTTTTCAAGTTTAACTTTAACTTTATTCAATTCATCtcctatttaaataataaaaaaaataataaatatataatttaataaattaaaaaaataatgataattgataaaaaataaaaaaaaaaaattataaaatataaaaaataatggaaaaataaataaaaaaaaataggaagagtataaaattttatggtttttatttatttatataaaaatgtaTATAGATGtatataaatgaaattatttatttattatttatttatttatttatttatttatttatttatttattatgtacaaattaattattaatagatttgaaattattattgataacaTCAGTGAAATGAAgagttatattattaaataaattttgaatattttcaaaatttaaatgattgtcAATAATGTTATCAATGTGTTGGTgaacactattattatttttatagagATAGAAACAACAAATGGATAAAATGATAGGtgagataataatgattggtagaaaattataatttttactCTCTAATTCTGTTTTGGTTTGTTTTTCGGTAACatctttaatatcatttttcaatgaattaatatcatttgcttgatttttatttgtttcctataggaaaaaaaataaatttaaaatatataagaATTTTTGTGAATaaggtttttttaatttttcaatcataataattataataataataataaaaataataattactttaaattcatttaataattcacctAAACTATCCTTTTCTTCagttaaagatttattaatatcttcAAGTTCTTGTAATTTTTGTTCCATACTGGTACAATAAGTTTCTAAAATTGATCTCTCACGAGCTTCTTCATTCAAAtgtttctttaattgttCTATTGTTACTTTAGCATCTTCCAATTGTTCACTTGTTGATCTCTTATCTTCTCTAATACCTAAATCAATAGCTGAAACTTGGTATAATAAAGTTTGTTTAATTTCGTATAATACATGAAATTCTTCAATCAATACTCTTACAACTTCACTAATACTATTGGAATCTGTCATCATTGATTCTAAACTCTCTTCTTTTGGTCTTAATAATGTTGGTGAGAATACAATTGCTAAATTTGAACTtgtcattttattaatacttgaatgtaactatttttttttttttttttttttatgttaataataataaaaattggaaatctaaataataataataatataaaaaaaaacttacttgaattgtatttaaaaattttaataaaatttgaagtaaatcataattttcttttggaAGTGCAGAAAGTAATGATTTTATGAAAGAAATTTTTGAATTCTTATCCTTAATATCAATTGAAgctaaaaagtttttatataaatcaaaGGTTAGGAGTGGTTCATCACCATCTCTAAGGAAAGCTTTTAAAGCACCACTAACACAATGAGAATCAATCTTTgagaaatcaattgaatcaccCTCACCATTCTCCaattgtttctttaattctttaacttTAGTATTGTTACCTGAAATTCTGCAAATACCTTCCAACTCTATACAATTGGTTtccaaataatgaattaattgttttattgcTGCTATTACAATtgctttttgttttttctttttttcacctggtttcaatatttttttaaatgtttttgccattgttttatctttatttctttttaatgtTGTTGCTTGTGGGCTTCCACCTTCTTTTGGTtccatttttctttttatttaattttttattttatttatttatttattttttattattacaaaattacaaatacaattatttaaattatttatttattttttaatatgttgAGTGTTTTTTCAATGTTTTTTTCACTACAAATTTTTTTGggcaaataaaaaaaaattgaattttgttatttattttaaaattaattttttaatattatttatttattttttaatattatttatttatttatttatttatttatttatttatttatttattatttatttatttatttattttgtttatttatttattttatttatttatttatttatttatttatttatttatttatttatttatttattctatttattgttctttttttatttttttgatgataCAGTTATGtgggtaaattattattattattacaaaatgTGATACAATCAGCAAAAATGATGAgaggtttaaaaaaaaaataataaaggggtggtttttggaaaaaaaaaaaaaaaaaaattgaaaaatatttttttttttgtcaaaatttttcaaataattaaaatgattCAAAGCACGATTGAATGAATCTTATTTTAGtccttttttgattttaattttttgttctttatttttatttttttttttttatttttacttttttttttatttttatttttttacttttactttttgacaattaaaatgatttagGATAAaaggtttttattttttttattttccttttgtttttttttttatttttaattattaataaatagaatagaatttttaaataaataaatgaaaatagaattttttttaataaatagaaatagaaattttttttttttttttttttattatagaaAAATTTATCTTCTATATCtatatcttttgaaattaaaccaAAGATGAAGTACACCTTTATCATCGAAAACACATTTGTAACCATATTTATGAGATTTTtcccattcttttttaacGATTTTGAAAGCAATATCTTCATAAGGTGGACCGGCACTAAATCTTAGTATACAAGTGTCTGGATTATCAGGTGATGGTGATACAAAATATTGAGGTGATTTGGTAGTATCAATAAGATCTGGataaaagatattgaatttataacCTCTGACAACCTTTGGAGGAGGATTATCATAATCATAATGAGTACGATTATATTTAGTCCAGTCATAACCAGTATGTACTCTATTGAAGAATCTTGGTTTTCTTGGTCTATGTTTATCATGCCAAGCATAATATTTTTGTTCTAATGGTACTTCTAAATCAAATTGTTCTTCGAaatcattatcttcatcaaattcatctttagtttctttgtttttataattactattattattattattattattgttattatttgttgatgttgatgtagTATTactttgattattattgttatcatcTGTATTTTCACTGTTAAATGGTAAATTCATATCATTTGCAACACCTTTCAAATATTTCTCGGTTTCCATTTCTGAAAGTTTCAATTTAAGATTTTCTGTGAATCTTTCAGACAAGAAAGAAGATGCTTTATACATTTTCAAATGCTTTAATAAAGTTTCCCAATATTCAACATTCATTGCAGAACCAGATTCTAATTTCTTGATAATATCAACCTCTAAATCGCATAGTTCCTTATATGATTTACCAGAtagaattgatttaatatttggtgTCAATGAATGATGTAATGCAGTCGAATCACCAAAACcactaccattaccattcccattaccattattattggtttcattatttttactttcaattaattgtaGTTGATAATTTGTTAATTCTAAAGCAGCATCCCAAAATTCTAAATTacttttatcattatctaaATAAGTGAATTCACGTAAAccttcaattaattcttcaAGTTCATTAGTGGAATCTAAAGATTGAATTAACATTACAGGATCACGATT
This region of Dictyostelium discoideum AX4 chromosome 3 chromosome, whole genome shotgun sequence genomic DNA includes:
- the gacN gene encoding RhoGAP domain-containing protein, with amino-acid sequence MEPKEGGSPQATTLKRNKDKTMAKTFKKILKPGEKKKKQKAIVIAAIKQLIHYLETNCIELEGICRISGNNTKVKELKKQLENGEGDSIDFSKIDSHCVSGALKAFLRDGDEPLLTFDLYKNFLASIDIKDKNSKISFIKSLLSALPKENYDLLQILLKFLNTIQLHSSINKMTSSNLAIVFSPTLLRPKEESLESMMTDSNSISEVVRVLIEEFHVLYEIKQTLLYQVSAIDLGIREDKRSTSEQLEDAKVTIEQLKKHLNEEARERSILETYCTSMEQKLQELEDINKSLTEEKDSLGELLNEFKETNKNQANDINSLKNDIKDVTEKQTKTELERDELNKVKVKLEKDIETTRIELKSTNDECQKLKVNNNKLGEDIKNQMKEFEQTRKSLLENHKLEFEKHQLEIQQFRQENEQLKKEKTDADLQLERVQAEISILLSSSNDKNSKKNSLKNQKKDLDNALKKCKDQESKINQLEKEKSKLQDELTKLQKSSSSSSSSSSSSSSSQASHKFVFGKKPSSSKITTTTTTTTSPAQQPTTPPPPLDEDDIISVKKFAFYYMNLAIKTDAMTKGLPCNINSSEILEELLSKNIKVQQWSEVISKKLKENK